The Pseudoalteromonas translucida KMM 520 genome has a window encoding:
- a CDS encoding UDP-N-acetylmuramoyl-tripeptide--D-alanyl-D-alanine ligase, which produces MIPMDFDWLANVLATDYQGDNQPVLNINTDTRSICSGEVFLALKGPNFDGHKFIAQAKQNGAIGVIVQHKVDVDIPQFIVADTRLALGVIGGAVMAQVAPKTIAITGSVGKTTVKEMCAAILSVHGDVLATKGNFNNDIGVPLTLLRLEPQHRFAVIELGANHLGEIAYTTAMTKPDVAVVCNVAAAHLEGFGSLMGVAKAKGEIFDGLKDDGVAIVNCDSEFSQYWLDKLDGRKVTRFSSSEKLDIWAENISLDENARASFTLCTKNAQIPVKLALPGKHNISNALIAAALTSEFDVTLEDIANALATMGDVKGRVNLINVSDLLTVVDDTYNANVKSVKAAIDLLSDMQGHRILALGDMGELGEEARQYHQEVGEYALEQGINELFTLGVLSRYASDVYGLPNRHFSNREQMLQQIQTSIKKVDKKTTIVVKGSRSSRMELLVTDLVNGQQQAINGVF; this is translated from the coding sequence ATGATCCCGATGGATTTTGATTGGCTAGCTAACGTGCTAGCAACCGATTATCAAGGTGATAATCAACCAGTGCTAAATATAAATACAGATACTCGCAGCATTTGCAGTGGTGAAGTGTTTTTAGCACTAAAAGGGCCAAATTTTGATGGTCATAAGTTTATTGCCCAAGCGAAACAAAATGGCGCGATTGGCGTTATTGTGCAGCACAAAGTTGATGTCGATATTCCACAGTTTATAGTTGCAGATACCCGTTTAGCATTAGGGGTTATAGGCGGCGCAGTAATGGCGCAAGTTGCCCCTAAAACCATTGCTATTACTGGCAGTGTTGGCAAAACCACAGTAAAAGAAATGTGCGCTGCAATTTTATCTGTGCATGGTGATGTACTAGCCACTAAAGGTAATTTTAATAACGATATTGGCGTACCGCTAACCTTATTACGCTTAGAGCCGCAACACCGTTTTGCCGTTATAGAGTTAGGTGCAAACCATTTAGGTGAAATTGCTTATACCACCGCTATGACCAAACCCGATGTTGCCGTGGTATGTAATGTAGCCGCCGCTCACTTAGAAGGTTTTGGCAGCTTAATGGGGGTGGCTAAAGCCAAAGGTGAAATTTTTGACGGGCTTAAAGATGATGGCGTTGCCATTGTTAATTGCGACAGTGAGTTTAGCCAATACTGGCTAGATAAACTCGATGGCCGGAAAGTAACGCGTTTTTCGAGCAGTGAAAAACTCGATATTTGGGCTGAAAATATTAGCCTAGATGAAAATGCTCGCGCTAGCTTTACCCTGTGCACTAAAAACGCACAAATACCGGTTAAGCTTGCGCTACCAGGTAAGCATAATATTAGTAATGCACTTATTGCAGCTGCACTAACCAGTGAGTTTGATGTCACCCTTGAGGATATTGCTAATGCATTGGCAACCATGGGAGATGTAAAAGGCCGCGTTAATTTAATTAATGTTTCTGATTTATTAACTGTGGTTGATGATACCTATAACGCCAATGTTAAGTCGGTTAAAGCCGCCATTGATTTACTAAGTGATATGCAAGGGCATCGTATTTTAGCACTGGGCGACATGGGTGAACTTGGCGAAGAAGCACGTCAATATCATCAAGAAGTAGGCGAATATGCATTAGAGCAAGGCATCAATGAGCTGTTTACTTTAGGTGTATTAAGTCGCTACGCCAGTGATGTGTATGGGCTGCCAAATAGGCACTTTTCAAACCGTGAGCAAATGCTGCAACAAATTCAAACAAGTATTAAAAAAGTAGATAAAAAAACCACCATAGTCGTGAAGGGATCACGCAGTTCTCGCATGGAGCTTTTAGTAACCGATTTAGTTAATGGCCAGCAACAAGCCATCAATGGAGTATTTTAA
- the murE gene encoding UDP-N-acetylmuramoyl-L-alanyl-D-glutamate--2,6-diaminopimelate ligase: MRDLKAILKYIEIDAPSQLVGHLRLDSREVTPGDVFVAIKGHQLDGGQFIAKAIENGAVAIIADRLCEFETSFEPLYLVSELTKKLPELASRFYQQPSHMLDLIGVTGTNGKSTTTAMIAHLAQFCNSQSAIIGTLGYGHPDNLTPLINTTPSSVDLQRILNDLKQQNTKLVAMEVSSHGLVQLRVAQCQFKAAVFTNLSRDHLDYHGDMARYGDAKLMLFKDFEPELVVLNQDDGQTDQWLEKYSFNTLVCYGRKNLPPKNAQFVYFSNVTYSAQGIAAQLTTSWGDIAIESPLFGEFNLYNLTAALATLLGLGYPLEQLIAGCVQLQPVAGRMQAFSAKGKPTCIVDYAHTPEALALALQALQQHVPGGVSCVFGCGGDRDKGKRALMAQAAEQNADKVIITSDNPRSENPDAIIADVVQGLAQPTKAYLEADRATAISYAINNAKADEVILIAGKGHEDYQIIGDQRIDFCDRRYVQQQLKKAVRGTQA, from the coding sequence ATGCGTGATTTAAAAGCGATTTTAAAATATATAGAGATAGATGCCCCCTCGCAACTAGTAGGGCACTTACGCCTTGATAGCCGAGAAGTAACGCCCGGTGACGTATTTGTGGCAATTAAAGGTCATCAATTAGATGGCGGACAATTTATTGCTAAGGCAATTGAAAATGGCGCGGTTGCAATTATTGCCGACAGACTATGTGAATTTGAAACTAGCTTTGAGCCACTTTACTTAGTGTCAGAGCTAACTAAAAAGCTCCCTGAGTTGGCGAGTCGCTTTTACCAGCAGCCAAGCCACATGCTTGATTTAATTGGTGTGACAGGTACAAACGGTAAATCGACCACCACAGCTATGATTGCTCATTTAGCGCAGTTTTGTAACAGCCAGTCGGCCATTATTGGCACCTTAGGCTATGGTCATCCAGATAACTTAACACCACTAATAAATACCACGCCATCGTCGGTTGATTTACAACGAATTTTAAATGATTTAAAACAGCAAAATACCAAGCTGGTGGCGATGGAAGTGTCATCCCACGGATTAGTACAGCTGCGGGTTGCACAGTGTCAATTTAAAGCGGCGGTATTTACTAATTTATCGCGGGATCACCTCGATTACCATGGTGACATGGCGCGTTATGGTGATGCCAAGCTAATGTTGTTTAAAGACTTTGAGCCTGAACTTGTGGTTCTTAATCAAGATGATGGACAAACAGATCAATGGCTCGAAAAATACAGCTTTAACACTTTAGTGTGTTACGGGCGAAAAAACTTACCACCTAAAAATGCACAGTTTGTGTACTTTTCAAACGTTACTTATTCAGCGCAAGGCATAGCAGCACAATTAACTACAAGCTGGGGCGATATTGCCATTGAGTCGCCGTTATTTGGCGAATTTAATTTATATAATTTAACTGCGGCACTTGCAACTTTATTAGGGCTAGGTTATCCGCTAGAACAATTAATTGCAGGCTGCGTGCAATTGCAACCGGTAGCTGGGCGCATGCAAGCATTTAGCGCCAAAGGCAAGCCAACCTGTATTGTTGATTACGCTCACACACCCGAGGCGCTTGCGCTTGCGCTGCAAGCATTACAGCAGCATGTACCTGGTGGAGTAAGCTGTGTATTTGGCTGTGGTGGCGACCGTGATAAAGGCAAGCGGGCATTAATGGCACAAGCGGCAGAGCAAAATGCAGATAAGGTTATTATTACCAGTGATAATCCGCGTTCAGAAAACCCTGACGCCATTATTGCCGATGTAGTACAAGGTTTAGCGCAGCCAACAAAAGCTTATTTAGAGGCCGATAGAGCAACAGCTATTAGTTACGCAATAAACAATGCCAAAGCAGACGAAGTTATTCTTATTGCAGGTAAAGGCCATGAAGACTATCAAATAATAGGTGATCAGCGCATCGACTTTTGCGATCGCCGTTACGTACAACAACAACTAAAAAAAGCAGTAAGAGGGACTCAAGCATGA
- a CDS encoding penicillin-binding transpeptidase domain-containing protein: protein MRTRGKKPANNLITWRFTLVCAVVFLVFVTLVARAAYLQILEPDKARSESNKRTVRVEKLHVQRGMIFDRNGKELAVSVPVVSVYADPKALHKSLVSKVLRQARKNGEDHLALAENTAELDKRTALYYKNDLRWRELADVLRLEPKKINSRLLNDPTRRFVYLKRQVTPAVANYIGDLRLPGIHLLDESKRYYPAGEVTAHIIGFTNIDGKGIEGIEKLYENALTGEEGRRTIRKDAQGREVAVLDERERVEPESIHLSIDQRIQGIAYKALKSAVLTYKATSGSAMVVDVKTGEVLAMVNSPSFNPNNLNDAAPHKRRNRAITDLFEPGSTVKPLAILAGLDYGAIKADDTIDTYPGWMRLGGSLVQDTRNHGEMTLREILKYSSNMGVAKVTQLVPKDYLVGLFQKVGFGSDSGTGMVGESSGLFYPNRRWSDFEIATLSFGYAIAVSTAQMARFYTMLGAGGINRPLTILKQDDIPEGERVFKQKDVEAVVHMMESVFEKDGTARRINVDGYRAAGKTGTSKKAAVGGYGDEYVGYFAGIAPASNPRLAVVVMINEPGGDVYYGGATAGPAFAEIVSNALRILNVAPDKEEVAYVKGKENDA from the coding sequence ATGAGAACTCGCGGCAAAAAACCGGCTAATAATTTAATCACATGGCGCTTTACTTTAGTTTGCGCAGTGGTGTTTTTAGTGTTTGTAACACTGGTAGCTCGTGCTGCTTATTTGCAAATATTAGAACCAGATAAAGCCCGCTCAGAAAGTAATAAGCGTACCGTGCGAGTTGAAAAATTGCATGTGCAACGAGGCATGATATTTGACCGCAATGGTAAAGAGTTAGCGGTAAGTGTACCTGTAGTAAGTGTGTATGCAGACCCCAAAGCCCTGCACAAATCATTGGTATCTAAAGTACTAAGGCAAGCACGTAAAAATGGTGAAGATCATCTGGCATTAGCAGAAAATACTGCCGAGCTAGATAAGCGTACTGCACTTTATTATAAAAACGATTTGCGCTGGCGTGAGCTTGCCGATGTTTTACGTTTAGAACCTAAAAAAATAAACTCCCGCTTGTTAAACGATCCAACGCGCCGCTTTGTATATTTAAAGCGCCAAGTAACCCCTGCAGTGGCAAATTACATTGGTGATTTGCGCCTACCAGGCATTCATTTACTTGATGAGTCAAAACGCTATTACCCCGCAGGCGAAGTAACTGCGCATATTATTGGCTTCACAAATATTGATGGTAAGGGTATTGAAGGTATAGAAAAGCTTTACGAAAATGCCCTCACAGGTGAGGAAGGCCGTCGTACAATTCGTAAAGACGCCCAAGGCCGTGAAGTTGCAGTACTTGACGAGCGAGAGCGTGTAGAGCCCGAAAGCATTCACTTAAGTATTGATCAGCGCATTCAAGGTATTGCTTACAAAGCGCTAAAATCGGCAGTGCTTACTTATAAAGCCACATCTGGCTCTGCCATGGTGGTTGATGTTAAAACTGGCGAAGTATTGGCTATGGTAAATAGCCCATCGTTTAATCCTAATAACTTAAATGACGCAGCCCCGCATAAGCGCCGTAACCGTGCTATTACAGATTTGTTTGAACCAGGTTCAACCGTTAAGCCTCTAGCCATTTTAGCTGGGCTAGACTACGGCGCAATTAAGGCCGATGACACCATTGACACCTACCCAGGTTGGATGCGATTAGGCGGCAGCTTAGTACAAGATACCCGTAACCACGGTGAGATGACGCTGCGCGAAATTTTAAAATATTCCTCAAATATGGGCGTTGCTAAAGTAACTCAGTTGGTACCCAAAGATTATTTAGTGGGATTATTTCAAAAGGTAGGATTTGGATCGGATTCTGGCACCGGGATGGTGGGTGAAAGCAGTGGTTTATTTTACCCAAATCGCCGTTGGTCTGACTTTGAAATTGCTACATTATCATTTGGTTATGCTATTGCGGTAAGTACCGCGCAAATGGCACGTTTTTACACCATGTTAGGCGCAGGCGGAATTAATCGTCCATTAACTATTTTAAAGCAAGATGACATCCCTGAAGGGGAGCGTGTTTTTAAACAAAAAGACGTAGAAGCGGTTGTACACATGATGGAAAGTGTATTTGAAAAAGATGGTACAGCGCGCAGAATTAACGTGGATGGTTATCGTGCTGCTGGTAAAACAGGTACTTCTAAAAAAGCAGCTGTTGGTGGCTACGGTGATGAATATGTAGGCTACTTTGCCGGTATTGCACCTGCGAGTAATCCTAGATTAGCAGTGGTAGTGATGATTAACGAACCCGGCGGCGATGTGTACTATGGAGGTGCCACTGCTGGCCCTGCATTTGCAGAGATCGTCTCTAACGCATTAAGAATATTAAACGTAGCGCCCGATAAGGAAGAGGTAGCGTACGTAAAAGGTAAAGAGAACGATGCGTGA
- the ftsL gene encoding cell division protein FtsL, with the protein MNKKASYRQPNLFFEIIKGLGANKLTSALLVVILASSLTLVQITHLARGQLIEQDSLLQQRDELDLEWRYLLVEEEFYSQHARIEEVAISQLKMKRPTSQDEQVIILQ; encoded by the coding sequence ATGAATAAAAAAGCGAGCTATCGTCAACCTAATTTATTTTTTGAAATAATTAAAGGCCTAGGTGCTAATAAGCTTACCTCGGCCTTATTGGTTGTGATACTCGCTTCTAGTTTAACTTTGGTGCAAATAACGCACCTTGCGCGAGGGCAACTTATCGAGCAAGACTCGTTACTGCAACAACGCGACGAATTAGATTTAGAGTGGCGTTACTTATTAGTAGAAGAAGAGTTTTACTCTCAGCATGCACGCATTGAAGAAGTTGCTATATCGCAGTTAAAAATGAAACGGCCAACCAGCCAAGATGAGCAGGTGATAATACTACAATGA
- the rsmH gene encoding 16S rRNA (cytosine(1402)-N(4))-methyltransferase RsmH, translating to MTAQFEHVSVLMDETIDALAIKPDGIYMDGTFGRGGHSGQILARLGSEGRLQAIDQDPQAIKSAEKFADDPRFAIAHTRFSNLYDVAEQNDLIGKVDGILLDIGVSSPQLDDALRGFSFMKDGPLDMRMDPTTGRSAAQWLAEAELDDITHVIKKLGEEKFGKRIAHKVLEVREHTPITTTKQLADLVDEAVPVKDKFKHPATRTFQAIRIYINSELEEIQTALQSAIKVLKPGGRLVVISFHSLEDRIVKQFIRKQSRGEALPRGLPLTDAQINQNLTLKAVGKAIKPSAAEVERNPRSRSSVLRIAQRLG from the coding sequence ATGACAGCACAATTTGAACACGTATCCGTGCTTATGGACGAAACCATAGATGCACTTGCAATTAAGCCAGACGGTATATACATGGATGGCACTTTTGGACGTGGCGGTCATTCAGGTCAAATATTAGCGCGCCTTGGTAGTGAAGGTCGCCTACAGGCCATAGATCAAGATCCACAAGCAATTAAATCGGCTGAAAAATTTGCAGATGATCCACGCTTTGCAATTGCTCATACACGCTTTTCAAACCTATATGACGTGGCTGAGCAAAACGATCTGATTGGCAAGGTTGATGGGATTTTACTTGATATTGGCGTGTCCTCGCCACAACTTGATGACGCACTGCGTGGCTTTAGCTTTATGAAAGATGGCCCGCTAGATATGCGCATGGATCCAACCACAGGGCGCAGTGCTGCGCAGTGGCTAGCCGAAGCTGAACTTGACGATATTACCCATGTTATTAAAAAACTAGGGGAAGAAAAGTTTGGCAAACGCATTGCGCACAAAGTGCTGGAAGTTCGCGAACATACGCCAATTACTACTACTAAGCAGCTTGCCGATTTAGTGGATGAAGCGGTACCGGTTAAAGATAAATTTAAACACCCAGCCACACGTACTTTTCAGGCTATTCGCATTTATATAAATAGTGAGTTAGAAGAAATTCAAACAGCATTACAATCTGCGATTAAAGTGCTTAAGCCAGGTGGTCGCTTAGTTGTTATTTCGTTTCACTCTTTAGAAGACCGTATTGTAAAACAGTTTATTAGAAAGCAAAGTCGTGGCGAGGCGCTACCTCGAGGCTTGCCTTTAACTGACGCACAAATAAATCAAAATTTGACACTAAAAGCTGTGGGTAAAGCCATTAAGCCAAGCGCTGCAGAAGTAGAGCGTAATCCACGCTCACGTAGCTCTGTACTTAGGATTGCACAGAGGCTGGGATGA
- the mraZ gene encoding division/cell wall cluster transcriptional repressor MraZ, producing the protein MFRGASSLSLDDKGRFAVPTKYRDDLLSEDQGTVICTVALNEPCLWLYPLAQWQEIESRLAKISNMNPRARRMQRMLLGNATEYQLDKNGRILLAPSLRAHADLGKKIMLVGLMNKFEIWDEARWHQQMRQDTELERLGDFEPHPDLDNFTL; encoded by the coding sequence ATGTTTCGTGGCGCAAGTTCGCTGAGTTTGGATGATAAAGGACGTTTTGCGGTACCCACTAAGTACCGAGATGATCTATTGTCTGAAGATCAGGGAACGGTTATTTGTACCGTCGCATTAAATGAGCCGTGTTTATGGTTGTATCCATTGGCACAATGGCAAGAAATAGAAAGCCGCTTAGCAAAAATATCTAATATGAACCCACGAGCCCGTCGTATGCAGCGCATGTTGTTGGGTAATGCTACTGAATATCAACTTGATAAAAATGGCCGGATTTTGCTAGCGCCTTCGTTGCGCGCCCATGCAGATCTTGGCAAAAAAATCATGCTAGTTGGTTTAATGAATAAATTTGAAATATGGGATGAAGCGCGTTGGCATCAGCAAATGCGTCAAGATACAGAGCTTGAAAGGCTTGGTGATTTTGAACCACACCCAGATTTAGATAATTTTACACTCTAA
- a CDS encoding pirin family protein, protein MKVIKQLSAHATQDGDGVNISRIPGFDGKYLDPFLMIDELKSDNKNDYIGGFPAHPHRGMETFTYIIKGGFEHRDQMGNKKAIKAGDVQWMSTGKGVMHSEMPLTDANEGLHGFQIWINMPSAEKMRAPIYQDTTAHPAPVAINDNGVTLKALAGTWQFADQALISSLQTLAANAALADVTLPAGQRFELPPLSQQKVMLYIHTGSLTTQAGNVIAAKQLLILEPGSDIDLYTEQEAGVLILAGDELKQPIAHMGPFVMTTEAEIQQAIRDYQNGEFGNI, encoded by the coding sequence ATGAAAGTAATTAAACAACTAAGTGCGCACGCAACCCAAGATGGTGATGGCGTTAATATTAGTAGAATACCAGGTTTTGATGGCAAGTATCTAGATCCCTTTTTAATGATTGACGAACTAAAGTCAGATAATAAAAATGATTACATTGGCGGTTTTCCTGCGCATCCTCATCGTGGTATGGAAACCTTTACCTATATTATTAAAGGTGGCTTTGAACACCGTGACCAAATGGGTAATAAAAAGGCCATAAAAGCAGGCGATGTACAATGGATGAGTACAGGTAAAGGGGTAATGCACAGTGAAATGCCACTGACAGATGCCAATGAAGGGTTACATGGTTTTCAGATATGGATCAATATGCCCAGTGCAGAAAAAATGCGGGCACCAATTTACCAAGATACAACAGCGCACCCTGCGCCAGTTGCCATCAATGATAATGGGGTAACACTCAAAGCATTGGCAGGCACATGGCAGTTTGCCGATCAGGCTTTAATATCAAGCCTACAAACGCTCGCTGCAAATGCCGCTTTAGCTGATGTAACTTTGCCTGCAGGACAGCGTTTTGAGTTGCCACCACTGAGCCAGCAAAAAGTGATGCTATATATTCATACCGGTTCGTTAACTACGCAAGCAGGTAACGTTATTGCAGCAAAACAGCTGTTAATACTAGAACCCGGTAGTGACATTGACTTATATACAGAGCAAGAAGCCGGTGTGCTTATTTTAGCTGGTGATGAGCTTAAACAACCAATTGCTCATATGGGGCCATTTGTAATGACCACTGAAGCCGAAATTCAGCAAGCTATTCGTGATTATCAAAACGGTGAGTTTGGAAATATTTAG
- a CDS encoding EAL domain-containing protein yields MIIFTLLLERNYSIKQSELQATNIANRFSLQQKNMLDDIERLARYIAQQESNHDELLTSCPDYFELFKSLYNNVANIGLIGLQGDVSCATSGQVKNINIADRDYFKNAVNSDMLSVGYFQLDRSLQTTTVNFALSLKNTTGVTKGVIVIVIALDWWNAAINEINLPDESLVAIVDSNNKVLAHYPKNTTLIGKSITQSYVESTQADSHFITDEQGVTRIFSRSTIYNDPHNNNLDIYIGLPVTDVLAQINHNFIISLTVFITFLLLLTFIAYKLLKVSIFTPINNLTKATDSLASGIMPSEQNDSPNSPELKVLYQRFKVMAETRLATEANLKNKHDELTSLLSALPDSYLKINNKGDVSNIGGSFNIPGVTQSVNNLTLASFITEGNAQLILNNLPTSTAKNSSNLEFTLQSQTDIKSFEARINPMQTNHEFVVVLRDITQRKQNEEALHLAALVYGNSSEGMAITDENGIIFDVNPAFSKTTLFSKEEVINKTISVLSSGKHDKTFYQALWAELTSTGRWQGEIINRRKNGELYVEWLTIDTVYDDNNMPVRRIAIFTDLTEKKQADALIWKQAHFDHLTDLPNRLELKNRLNECFTRLENNAEQLVIMLLDIDHFKDVNDTLGHHYGDALLKFVSQRILESAKNAEFVARIGGDEFVIVFSKIKEQHIKQIAENILLSLSSAIYIENEELFISASIGIASAPNDGENTEQLLKAADQAMYKAKVNGRNGFEFFSHDMREKAQMRMLLLKELRTAIELEQFELFYQPIVCLKDLHVHKAEGLIRWRHPEKGLISPADFIPLAEETRQINTLGQFVFSQALQTLNDIKAHITNDFQLSVNVSPIQLSTPDSGIDEWGAMLNAANLPASSIVAEITEGLMVNPEALTQSRLKALVQSGMQLALDDFGTGYSSLAYLQEMDTDYLKIDKRFVDNINKGSQELVLCKTIIVMAHQLGLKVIAEGIETKQQMQLLLEAGCDYGQGYLFSKPLPKEQFMSLLTTSQIIALK; encoded by the coding sequence GTGATCATTTTTACGTTATTACTAGAACGTAACTATTCAATTAAGCAAAGTGAGCTACAAGCAACCAATATTGCCAACCGTTTTTCATTACAACAAAAAAATATGCTTGACGATATTGAGCGTTTAGCGCGCTATATCGCACAACAAGAAAGCAACCATGATGAGTTACTAACCTCCTGCCCTGACTATTTTGAGCTCTTTAAGTCACTCTACAATAATGTTGCTAATATTGGCCTGATTGGCTTGCAGGGGGATGTTAGTTGCGCCACATCGGGGCAAGTAAAAAATATAAATATTGCAGATAGAGATTATTTTAAAAATGCAGTAAATAGCGACATGCTATCTGTAGGCTATTTTCAGTTAGATCGAAGTTTACAAACAACAACGGTAAATTTTGCGCTGTCGTTAAAAAACACCACCGGAGTTACCAAAGGCGTTATTGTCATAGTAATTGCCTTAGATTGGTGGAATGCAGCAATAAATGAAATTAACTTACCTGATGAATCGTTAGTTGCCATTGTTGACTCTAACAATAAAGTTTTAGCTCACTACCCAAAAAACACTACTTTAATAGGTAAAAGTATTACCCAAAGTTATGTAGAGTCGACACAGGCTGACTCTCATTTTATAACAGATGAGCAAGGTGTTACCCGTATTTTTTCTCGCTCAACTATTTATAATGATCCACATAATAACAACTTAGATATTTATATTGGTTTACCCGTCACCGATGTTTTAGCACAAATAAACCATAACTTTATAATCTCTTTAACTGTATTTATAACCTTTTTATTACTGCTAACATTTATTGCCTACAAACTACTAAAAGTAAGTATTTTTACACCTATTAATAACCTAACTAAAGCAACCGACAGTTTAGCAAGTGGCATTATGCCATCTGAGCAAAATGACTCTCCTAACAGCCCCGAACTCAAGGTTTTATATCAACGCTTTAAAGTAATGGCTGAAACTCGCTTAGCTACTGAGGCTAACCTTAAAAATAAACACGATGAGTTAACCAGTTTATTAAGTGCGCTGCCAGATAGTTACTTAAAGATTAACAACAAAGGTGATGTCTCTAATATTGGGGGCTCATTTAACATTCCTGGCGTTACGCAATCGGTAAACAACTTAACTTTAGCTAGTTTTATTACTGAGGGTAATGCACAGTTAATTCTCAATAACCTCCCTACTTCAACTGCAAAAAACTCAAGTAACTTAGAGTTTACCTTGCAAAGTCAAACTGACATTAAAAGCTTTGAAGCCAGAATAAACCCGATGCAAACTAATCATGAGTTTGTAGTAGTGCTACGCGATATAACCCAACGTAAACAAAATGAAGAAGCCCTACACTTAGCGGCGCTTGTGTACGGTAACAGTAGTGAAGGAATGGCTATAACCGACGAAAATGGCATTATATTCGATGTTAACCCTGCTTTTAGCAAAACCACGCTTTTTTCTAAAGAGGAAGTAATTAATAAAACGATCAGTGTTTTGTCCTCTGGCAAGCACGATAAAACATTTTATCAGGCTCTGTGGGCAGAACTAACAAGCACGGGGCGTTGGCAGGGAGAAATCATTAATCGCCGTAAAAATGGTGAGCTTTACGTGGAATGGTTAACTATAGATACTGTGTATGATGACAATAACATGCCGGTTCGTCGTATAGCTATATTTACAGACTTAACAGAAAAAAAACAAGCCGATGCACTTATTTGGAAACAAGCTCACTTTGATCACCTTACTGACCTACCTAATAGACTTGAATTAAAGAATCGTTTAAATGAGTGTTTTACACGTTTAGAAAATAATGCCGAGCAACTGGTTATTATGTTGCTCGACATAGATCACTTTAAAGACGTTAACGACACTTTAGGGCACCATTATGGCGATGCTTTACTTAAATTTGTGTCGCAGCGTATTTTAGAGTCAGCAAAAAATGCTGAGTTTGTTGCCCGCATTGGCGGCGACGAATTTGTAATCGTATTTAGTAAAATTAAAGAGCAGCATATAAAACAAATAGCTGAAAATATTTTACTTAGCTTGTCATCGGCTATTTATATTGAAAACGAAGAGTTGTTTATTAGTGCCAGTATAGGTATTGCCTCAGCCCCTAATGATGGCGAAAATACTGAGCAGTTACTTAAAGCAGCCGATCAAGCAATGTATAAAGCAAAAGTTAATGGCCGTAATGGCTTTGAGTTTTTCTCCCATGACATGCGCGAAAAAGCACAAATGCGTATGCTGCTACTTAAAGAATTACGAACAGCAATAGAGCTTGAACAGTTTGAATTATTTTATCAACCAATCGTCTGCCTTAAAGACTTGCACGTACACAAAGCTGAAGGATTAATTCGTTGGCGTCATCCTGAAAAAGGCTTAATAAGCCCTGCTGACTTTATTCCGTTAGCTGAGGAAACACGACAAATAAATACACTTGGGCAATTTGTTTTCTCCCAAGCATTACAAACACTCAACGATATAAAAGCGCACATAACCAATGATTTTCAGCTGAGCGTTAATGTATCGCCAATACAGCTATCTACCCCAGATAGCGGGATAGATGAATGGGGAGCTATGCTTAATGCAGCAAACCTGCCTGCATCATCAATTGTTGCTGAAATAACAGAAGGCTTAATGGTCAACCCTGAGGCTTTAACACAAAGCCGTTTAAAGGCACTGGTTCAGTCTGGAATGCAATTAGCCCTTGATGATTTTGGCACCGGTTACTCTTCTCTCGCTTACTTACAAGAAATGGATACCGACTACCTTAAAATAGATAAACGCTTTGTTGATAACATTAATAAAGGTAGCCAGGAGCTGGTATTGTGCAAAACTATTATAGTTATGGCGCATCAGTTAGGGCTAAAAGTAATTGCTGAAGGAATAGAAACCAAGCAGCAAATGCAACTGTTACTTGAAGCTGGTTGCGACTATGGGCAGGGCTATTTATTTTCGAAACCCTTACCTAAAGAGCAGTTTATGAGCTTACTAACCACAAGCCAAATCATTGCATTAAAATAA